TGATTACCCGTAATCATGAGGCCGTGGTGGAGTGGTATCTCAGGGTCTTTGCAGTGCATGCTTGCTGGACCGGCAGGCCCCTGCAGGTCACCTTGGTGGATGACGGTTCAGAGGACAGGACCATGGCAGTAGCCTCACGGATGGCTTATTACAACTCATCTATTGAATTTGCGCCTGCGGTGCCGTTCTACGGTCTCGCGGACAGGGATGCACTCCTGCAGGGGGTTACAGTGGATCTGCGGGTTCAGGAGCCGCTGCTGCCGCTGCGGATGATGCGGCTGCCGGGAAGCGGGAGATTCTCATCCAAGCACGGCGAATGACAGCTAAATATGTATGTTACGGGTGAAGCACACTCTCCAGGAATGGGGCGGTGTGCTTTTTGGCGTGCTTCTTAAGATAAGGGGGCGATGGGATTGAAGGTGGCTGTGTATGTGGCGGCGCAGGGCGGGGAGTGGCAGGCCCGGATTTCGCTGAATTTGGCGGTGGACGAATTATGGTGGGCGGGTGAGGGTTGGGGAGGGCGGTTGGAAGAGCAGGAAAACCAAGCGGCAGATCAGGTTGTGCTGCTCTCCCGGTCACTGCCATTGGGGTGGGCAGTGAAGCTGGCAGCAGCCTGCCAGTTCAAGAACCAGATGCAGCGCTGGGAGGAGGCAGCCTGGACGAAATACGCCGCCGCTCTTCTGAAGGCAGAGATCCGGTCGGAGCGGGCTGCTGGAGGTGGCCGGGGAGCGGGTTGGCCTTTTGAGGAGGTTAAGGTGTACAGGCTGCCGGAGGACAGGGGATGGAGCGGGTATGGGGGATTGCAGGGTGTGTGGGGGGACGAACAGGAAAGCTTATGGAGGAGGGGAATGGAGGTACTTGCAGCGGGAGCAGACCGGCTGGTTGCGGCGTTGGACGGGCGTTCTCTGCTTCAGGGTGAAGCAGAGGCACTGGTGGCCGAGCAGCTCCCGGAGCTGGCGGAGCATTGGCGGGCTGCGGCGCAGCTCGCCTATCTCCAGGGACGGCTGCAGCTGGAAGCCGCCGTCCAGGGCAAGGCGGGCGCGCGGCTGGGCCTGCGCCGCCGCGAAGCACTGCGCTGCCTACGCTGCGGCAGCGTGCCCACGGGCCGCACGGCCTGCGCCGCGTGCGGCCTTGCCGGCTGCGCCTATTGCGAGGCCTGCCTCGCACTGGGGCGCAGCCGGGCTTGCGCGCTGCTGCTGCGCAGCGCACCGCTGCCGGCCGTGCGCTGCACGGCCGGCGTGTCCCCCACCGTGGCGGCACGCCGGTGGGGGCTTAGCGCAGCGCAGGCTGCGGCCGCCGCTGCTGCGCTGGGGTTCCTGGCGGAGCCGCGCAGGCGCTCCGCCGCCCCGGGCCCAGAGCGGTTCCTGCTCTGGGCAGTGACGGGAGCGGGGAAGACGGAGATCACTTTCCCGCTCCTGGACGCGGCGCTCGCGGCCGGAGGCCGGGTGCTGATCGCCACGCCGCGGCGTGACGTCGTGCTGGAGCTTGCGCCGCGCCTGGCCAGAGCCTTCCCGGCGGATGTCCCCGCCGTGCTGTACGGAGGCAGCGAGGACCGCTTGCGCCGCAGCCGGATCACCCTGGCGACCACGCACCAGCTGCTGCGGTTTAACCAGGCCTTCGATCTGGTCATCATCGATGAGATCGATGCGTTTCCCTATCACAACGATCCCATGCTGGACTACGCCGCAAGGCAGGTCTGCAAGCCCGGCGGACGATTCATCCTTCTCTCCGCCACGCCGCCTGCGGAGCTGCAACGTCTTGCCCGCTCCGGCAGATTGCCGCATGCAAGGGTCCCGGTCCGCTTTCACGGCCATCCCTTGCCGGTTCCGCGCCATATCCGGATACCGCCGCTCTACCGCTGTCTGAGGCAGGGCAAGCTTCCGGGGAGACTGCTGTCAGCTTTGCAGCGGTCCCTTGACCGTAAGGCGCAGATTTTCCTCTTTGTCTCCCGAATCGCCCATATTGAGGAGCTGCTGCAGCTGCTGCGGAGGATATTTCTCGGAGTCTCTATAGAGGGAACCTCCTCTCAAGATCCGGGCAGGGCAGAGAAGGTGCTTAAGTTCCGGGACTGCACTATTTCCCTGCTGGTAACGACAACGATTCTGGAGCGTGGGGTCACAGTACCGCATAGTGATGTGTTTATTCTGGATGCGGACAGCGGACTTTTTGATGAGGCAGCCTTGGTGCAGATGGCGGGCCGGGCGGGACGCTCCAAGGATGATCCGGCAGGCAATGTCATCTTCGCTTCGGCAGAGTGGAGCCGCTCGCAGCGCGCTGCCATATCACAGATCCGCAGTATGAATGCCATTGCCCGCAGACAGGGATATATCAAGTCTTAATGATTTTGTGAGGATTCCTTAGAAATAGCTGTGAATGCCCGGCTCCCCTCATTTTGAATGCTATACATGCTGAACTTTTGATCTCCACACACCATATTTTACAAGGAGGATTACCATGCGTAACCTGACGTCATGGATTAATCAAGCCCGCTCCCTAATCGCGCCTTCGCAGCCGGAATGTCTGTTTTGCGGCCGCAGAGGCCGCCCTTCCCCTGATTGGCCTGAGATCTGCCTGCACTGCCAGAGCAGCATTCCATGGATTCGCGTTCCCCGGTGCCAGACCTGCGGGCGTCACGTGGGCTGTCCCGATTGCAGCCGGAGCCATGCACCCATACCAATTGTGTGCAACCGGAGTGCAGTAGCCTACACCAGTGAAATGCGTGAAATATTAGGCCAGTATAAATACAGAGGGAATGAGCGGCTCGCGCCCCTGCTCGGTCTGATGCTGGACAGGGCATACGCGCTGCTGCAACAAGAACAGAGTGGACAACAACTGAATGAAGCGCTACAAAGCAACTTTTTTAGTACACCATTCCCGATAATGCATTCAAAGCTTCGTATGCGTTCTAACCTATGGCAAGCCGATTTGCTGGTCCCTGTGCCTGTGAGCGCTGTCCGTTTGTCGGAACGGGGCTTCAATCAGGCGGAGCGGCTGGCGGAAGTAGTATCCCTGCGCAGAGGAATCCCTCAGCTCCCGCTGCTGGTCCGCACCCATCACACTGCCAAGCAGAGCTTCAAAAGCAGGAGGGAGCGGCTGGCCGATATGAAGCATGCTTTTGCCGGGAATACAGATTCGGTGGTTCTGCAAAGTCTGAAGGAACACCTACATTCCCGCGCGACGCATCAGCTTGAACAGCGTCCTCTGCGAATTATTATTGTCGATGATATCTACACTACCGGAAGTACGATTCGTGCCTGCGCCGAAGCGCTTCAGCAGCTCTGCCGCAGCCAGAATTGCCTTGCTGAAATCTACTCTCTGACCTGGGCGCGTTCCTAGCAGTTGCCGCTGTTCCAGAATTCAATAAAACCGCTTCCCTGACCGATACTAAACATAGACGGATCTTCGGCGATCATGTAATCTTAGTATCATAAGCGATTCATGAGTTGTGCAGAATGATAGAAGGGAGCCGCGATAGATATGAATGTAGACAATTGTCCGAAATGCGGCCGGTTATATGTCAAGAACCTGATGAACCTGTGCCAGCCCTGCATCAAAGAGTTAGAGCAGCAGTATGAAATCTGTGTAGAATATTTGCGTAAAAATAGAGGCACCAACATACAGGAACTGTCCGATGCCACCGATATTTCCATCAAAGAAATCACGCGCTTTATTCGGGAGGGACGGATTTCCATAGCCAATGCGCCCAATATGATGTACCCTTGCGAGGTATGCGGAACCCTGATCCGGGAAGGGCATATGTGCGACAGCTGCCGCAGCCGGTTAACGAAGGATCTGGCGAATGCCGTTAAGGAGAATATGGACAAAGAGAAAGCCAAGAAATCCCCCGATGCCGCCTACCGCGTTGTAGATAAGTTCCGTAACTAATAAAAACCTGCAAAAAAACGCTTGCAGCTATAAAGAATGTTTCAACTGGGGCCGATAAACTTAGTAAAGATTATCGGCTTTTTTATTACAGAAGGAAGGTGAAGTTATGAAAATTAACGATGCCGGACGAATCAATGCGATTAATCCATACCAGCGAAGTGCGGAATCGCAAAGGCAGGATCAGATGAAGAAGAGTACACGCAAGGATGAGGTATCGATTTCGGATGAGGCCATTAAGCTGCTCCAGGCACAGAAGAGCGGCAAGATTGACACTGAACGTGCGAACAAGATCGAGAGCCTGAAACAGCAAGTATCCGCAGGTACCTACCAGGTTGACGCAGCCAAGCTCGCCGAGACACTCGCCCCCTACTTTAAGCAATCCTCCGAGAATTAGGTGAACACACCCATGGCACTTACAACATTATTAGAATTGCTTGAGCGGCTGGACGAGGCGCATGTGCAGATGCTGGATCTGGCCGCAGTCAAGAAACAGACCATTATGGACAACAAGGTAGAGGGTCTCATTGATATCCTGAACCGCGAGTCCAAGCTGATGAAGGTGATCGGACAGCTGGAAGAACGGCGTGCAGAAGCGGCATTCGAGTTTTTGCAGGGGGTTGGAATCCGTTCCAATCTGAATCTGAATCTTACCGAGCTGTCCCGCCTTGTATTTGATCCCGATGACAAATCGCGCCTGCTGCATATTCAGCAGAAGCTGTCCGGCACATTGCAGCAATTAAAAAAGGCCAATGAGCTGAACCAGAAGCTGATTGAGCAGTCGCTTACCTTTATAGATTATTCCCTGGATTTGCTGGTCGGAAGACCAAATCAGGAAATGACGTACCATCATCCGTCCGACAAGGGCAGCAGTGTAACTCGGCCGGGTCTTTTTGATGCCCGTGGATAATCAGGTTATCCGCTGAGCTGCGCCCACCGCAGCAATCACAAGGGAGGTACAAGTAGCATGACATCGACATTTCATTCCATAGAGACCGCAAGACGAAGCCTGTTTACCCAGACAGCGGCGCTCAACACCACCGGCCACAACATTGCCAACGCCAACACGGAGGGCTACACCCGCCAGCGTGTGAATATGAGAGCATCTATTCCGATTGAAGCCTATGGCCTTAACAACTCTACAGTTCCAGGACAACTGGGAACAGGCGTAGAATTTGGTTCCATTGACCGGATACGGGAGACCTTCCTCGATACCCAATACCGGGGCGAGAACTCGGCGTTGGGGAGTTGGACAATCCAATCGGATACGCTTGATAAGCTGGAATCGATTTTTAAAGAACCATCGGATACAGGGATAAGTACAGTGCTCGATAATTTTTGGAAGTCTTGGTCGGATCTCAGTAAAAATCCGGAAGACAGCACTTCCCGTAAGATCGTAGTTCAGACTGCTCAGGCTTTGACCGATGCACTTAATTATATGAGTAGGCAGCTTAGTAACCTTGATACGGATTTGGCCTCCAATGTAGCAGTCAAAGGTACTGAGGTACAGGGATATTTAACTTCAATCGCAGACCTGAACTCATCTATTTTCAAAATTGAAAGCATGGGTGACAAAGCGAATGATCTACGGGATCAACGTGACCTGCTGACGGACAAGCTATCCAAGATTGCTAATGTCAGTGTAATAGATACCGAATATGGCTATAATATATCGCTTGGCAGCCAACAGCTTGTACAAGGAGCCGCTGTATCTGCGACCGTGGACAGCGCATTCCTTAACACTGCATTTGCTTCAGGGGATCTAAAAACTGGAGAAGTACATGGTATGATTACTTCCAGTCAGAAGTATGTTGCGGATTATAAGAAGCAGCTTGATAATATAGCTAACACGATAGCGGTTGGCGAGGTAGAGGTCACGCTTCCCAAGGGTTCGGTGCTTCCTGAAGGAACGGTGTTAACCAATGAGGCTACCATCACTCAAGCAGACGGCTCAAAGGCCACGCTTAGTGCAGGATCGGCAATGCCGAGAGGTGCTACACTGAGTTCAGATGTAAAGACGGTCGTCAAAGGCCTCAATGGACTGCATCAGATTGGCTACACCATGGACGGGACGCTGAATCCCGGAAAGCCACTGTTTACAATTAGCGGAGAAGGAACGGAGATTACAGCGGGTAGTATTTCGTTTAATGCAGAGATTGCTGCAGATACCAACCTACTTGCTACTTCCCTGCGGACCAGTGGAACAGGCACCTCTGAAACAGTTGTAAAAGGCAATAATACATTGGCCTTGCTATTGTCCATCCAGCAGGGCGGCAGTTTTTCTTCACCAACAACAGGGATAAAAGCAACACCGGGATCATTTTATAAGAGCTTAATTGGGCAGCTTGGTGTTCAGTCCCAGGAAGCTACACGCCAGACAGAAAACTCTAATTTTCTCGTGGAGCAAGTGAATGCCAGACGGCAATCGGTCAGTGGGGTGTCTCTGGATGAAGAGATGTCCAATATGCTGGTATTCCAGCATGCTTACAGCGCTGCTGCGCGTTTTATGACGACTTATGATGAAATGCTTGATAAATTAATCAACTCTACCGGAACTGTAGGCAGATAAGGAAAGGAGGGCTAAAGGATGCTTAGAGTAACTTCCAATATGATGAACTCACAGTTGCTCCTTAACCTGAACCGCAATGCACGCACTATGAATGACACCCAGTTGCAGCTGGCAACAGGACGCAAGATTAATAAGCCGTCGGATGATCCGGTGGGGATAACTTATTCTCTGCGTTACCGTGCGGAATTGTCCACAAATGAGCAATATAAGGAGAACGTGAGCAGTGCTGTTTCATGGCTTGAATTTAATGATACCGTTATGACTCAAGCGGGGGAAGTAGTCCAGCGCTTGAGAGAGTTGTCGGTCAAAGGGGCCAATGGTTCTAACCCTCAAGAGGCACTCAATAGTATTAACGAAGAGGTAGTACAGCTCAAAGATCAACTAGTTGATATAGCAAACAGCCAATTCAATGGGAAATACATTTTCAATGGGCAAAAGTATGATGTCAAACCTTTCGATTTCTCTACCGGAGAGGATGGGAAACTTGATATTTCCGGGGCCGCCCTTGTCGTTACAGATGAAGGTCTTGTTAATTATTCTGTTGGTGACAGTGTCCAAATGCCCATTAACGTTACGGGGAATGAAGTGTTCGGGGCTTCCTCTATTAACAAAGATGGTACAGTAGAACCGGATACAGATAATATCTTTGCAGTCATCGACAGAATCTCTTCCGCTCTTGCATCCGGCGATACAGCTGCAATCTCTTCAGAACTTTCTAACTTGGATGATAGAATAAACAAGATGCTGGCAGTACAGGCGAACATTGGGGCCAAGACTAATCGTATAGAATTGATGCAGAACCGTCTAGGTGATCTGGAGGTTAACCTTACCGATCTTCAATCTAAAACTGAGGACGGTGACTATGCCGAACTGCTTATGCAGTCTAAGATTCAGGAGAATATTTATAATGCTTCTCTGTCCGTAGGTGCAAAGATTATTCAATCTACCCTTGTTGATTTCATAAGATAAAAGGGAGGATTGTTGATGCAGCCCATTGTACAGATTCGTCAGACTCCTGCTCTAATTGGTTTGGATACAACAGCGGGCAAACTTTCCATTACTCAGCCCAAAGCTGACCTGCAGATTACGACTACGCCCGGGGAACTGAGTATACAGCAGTTCGAACCGGAAATGACAATAGATCAGTCGGCAGCGAGAGCAGCCTATACAGGTGGTACCTACCGGGAAATGAGTGAACGCATCTATTCAGGCGTAGAGCAGCTTTGGCTGCAGGGGATTGCCAAACGGATGGAGCAAGGTGAGCGTATGGCTAACTTTCATAAGCCCGGAAATACCATAGCAGATGTATATGGAGAGGATTGGCGGCCAGTCTCCTATCCTGAGGTGAGAGGGCCAGCTTCAGTTGATAATGTTCATATTGATGTCAGAGTAGTTCCGCCTCAAATCGAATACCGCAAAGCAGAAGTGCGCATTGAAGCAACAGCTCATAAAGCGGAAATCAGCTATAATCCAGCAAGTGTTGAGGTGTATCTGAGACAGAAGCCTTCTCTAAGCTTTATTCCTCCGGAGCTAAATGTACAAATGTAATAGAATAAGGCTATAGAATAGGTTGATAACGACCATCTATAGCCTTTTTTGCTAGATATGTGAAAGGAAAGGTGTGGAGAAGATGGTTAAAGAATCACTAAATATGGGAACGATGGATATAAGCGCGGATCAAATTTTTATTTTTCCGAAAGGGATTCCCGGTTTTGAGGAGGAAACAGAATTTGCTGTTATTGAAGTAGGGGAAGGGCAAT
The sequence above is a segment of the Paenibacillus sp. FSL R7-0204 genome. Coding sequences within it:
- a CDS encoding glycosyltransferase family A protein; the protein is MIAQLIWIISIYASAAALVQLLHHREETRAAARTGKRLHYILITRNHEAVVEWYLRVFAVHACWTGRPLQVTLVDDGSEDRTMAVASRMAYYNSSIEFAPAVPFYGLADRDALLQGVTVDLRVQEPLLPLRMMRLPGSGRFSSKHGE
- a CDS encoding helicase-related protein: MKVAVYVAAQGGEWQARISLNLAVDELWWAGEGWGGRLEEQENQAADQVVLLSRSLPLGWAVKLAAACQFKNQMQRWEEAAWTKYAAALLKAEIRSERAAGGGRGAGWPFEEVKVYRLPEDRGWSGYGGLQGVWGDEQESLWRRGMEVLAAGADRLVAALDGRSLLQGEAEALVAEQLPELAEHWRAAAQLAYLQGRLQLEAAVQGKAGARLGLRRREALRCLRCGSVPTGRTACAACGLAGCAYCEACLALGRSRACALLLRSAPLPAVRCTAGVSPTVAARRWGLSAAQAAAAAAALGFLAEPRRRSAAPGPERFLLWAVTGAGKTEITFPLLDAALAAGGRVLIATPRRDVVLELAPRLARAFPADVPAVLYGGSEDRLRRSRITLATTHQLLRFNQAFDLVIIDEIDAFPYHNDPMLDYAARQVCKPGGRFILLSATPPAELQRLARSGRLPHARVPVRFHGHPLPVPRHIRIPPLYRCLRQGKLPGRLLSALQRSLDRKAQIFLFVSRIAHIEELLQLLRRIFLGVSIEGTSSQDPGRAEKVLKFRDCTISLLVTTTILERGVTVPHSDVFILDADSGLFDEAALVQMAGRAGRSKDDPAGNVIFASAEWSRSQRAAISQIRSMNAIARRQGYIKS
- a CDS encoding ComF family protein — translated: MRNLTSWINQARSLIAPSQPECLFCGRRGRPSPDWPEICLHCQSSIPWIRVPRCQTCGRHVGCPDCSRSHAPIPIVCNRSAVAYTSEMREILGQYKYRGNERLAPLLGLMLDRAYALLQQEQSGQQLNEALQSNFFSTPFPIMHSKLRMRSNLWQADLLVPVPVSAVRLSERGFNQAERLAEVVSLRRGIPQLPLLVRTHHTAKQSFKSRRERLADMKHAFAGNTDSVVLQSLKEHLHSRATHQLEQRPLRIIIVDDIYTTGSTIRACAEALQQLCRSQNCLAEIYSLTWARS
- a CDS encoding TIGR03826 family flagellar region protein, yielding MNVDNCPKCGRLYVKNLMNLCQPCIKELEQQYEICVEYLRKNRGTNIQELSDATDISIKEITRFIREGRISIANAPNMMYPCEVCGTLIREGHMCDSCRSRLTKDLANAVKENMDKEKAKKSPDAAYRVVDKFRN
- the flgM gene encoding flagellar biosynthesis anti-sigma factor FlgM; amino-acid sequence: MKINDAGRINAINPYQRSAESQRQDQMKKSTRKDEVSISDEAIKLLQAQKSGKIDTERANKIESLKQQVSAGTYQVDAAKLAETLAPYFKQSSEN
- a CDS encoding flagellar protein FlgN; translation: MALTTLLELLERLDEAHVQMLDLAAVKKQTIMDNKVEGLIDILNRESKLMKVIGQLEERRAEAAFEFLQGVGIRSNLNLNLTELSRLVFDPDDKSRLLHIQQKLSGTLQQLKKANELNQKLIEQSLTFIDYSLDLLVGRPNQEMTYHHPSDKGSSVTRPGLFDARG
- the flgK gene encoding flagellar hook-associated protein FlgK — translated: MTSTFHSIETARRSLFTQTAALNTTGHNIANANTEGYTRQRVNMRASIPIEAYGLNNSTVPGQLGTGVEFGSIDRIRETFLDTQYRGENSALGSWTIQSDTLDKLESIFKEPSDTGISTVLDNFWKSWSDLSKNPEDSTSRKIVVQTAQALTDALNYMSRQLSNLDTDLASNVAVKGTEVQGYLTSIADLNSSIFKIESMGDKANDLRDQRDLLTDKLSKIANVSVIDTEYGYNISLGSQQLVQGAAVSATVDSAFLNTAFASGDLKTGEVHGMITSSQKYVADYKKQLDNIANTIAVGEVEVTLPKGSVLPEGTVLTNEATITQADGSKATLSAGSAMPRGATLSSDVKTVVKGLNGLHQIGYTMDGTLNPGKPLFTISGEGTEITAGSISFNAEIAADTNLLATSLRTSGTGTSETVVKGNNTLALLLSIQQGGSFSSPTTGIKATPGSFYKSLIGQLGVQSQEATRQTENSNFLVEQVNARRQSVSGVSLDEEMSNMLVFQHAYSAAARFMTTYDEMLDKLINSTGTVGR
- the flgL gene encoding flagellar hook-associated protein FlgL; its protein translation is MLRVTSNMMNSQLLLNLNRNARTMNDTQLQLATGRKINKPSDDPVGITYSLRYRAELSTNEQYKENVSSAVSWLEFNDTVMTQAGEVVQRLRELSVKGANGSNPQEALNSINEEVVQLKDQLVDIANSQFNGKYIFNGQKYDVKPFDFSTGEDGKLDISGAALVVTDEGLVNYSVGDSVQMPINVTGNEVFGASSINKDGTVEPDTDNIFAVIDRISSALASGDTAAISSELSNLDDRINKMLAVQANIGAKTNRIELMQNRLGDLEVNLTDLQSKTEDGDYAELLMQSKIQENIYNASLSVGAKIIQSTLVDFIR
- a CDS encoding DUF6470 family protein, whose translation is MQPIVQIRQTPALIGLDTTAGKLSITQPKADLQITTTPGELSIQQFEPEMTIDQSAARAAYTGGTYREMSERIYSGVEQLWLQGIAKRMEQGERMANFHKPGNTIADVYGEDWRPVSYPEVRGPASVDNVHIDVRVVPPQIEYRKAEVRIEATAHKAEISYNPASVEVYLRQKPSLSFIPPELNVQM